The following are encoded together in the Zingiber officinale cultivar Zhangliang chromosome 8A, Zo_v1.1, whole genome shotgun sequence genome:
- the LOC122010854 gene encoding probable CCR4-associated factor 1 homolog 11: MAVAVVNNDMLISSSAASTSRIEVRSVWAHNLDEEFALIRSAVPFHPFVALDTEYPGVVVASKNPYCTLTLPQRYELIRANVEALSIVQVGLTLSDAAGNLPCAIYSDGTCVRYVWEFNFRDFDISRDRYAPSSVELLKANGIDFQKNQIWGIDSCRFAQHLATSGLLSFGHFSPVSWVTFQGAYDFAFLVKMLTCNCKLPKTVREFLHLVHFFFGKRVFDVKHLSKHCPGLYGGLERVASTVRVERAMGSRHQSGSDSLLTWQVFYQIASRVNPQLIDRPEHMGTLFDLQLQ; the protein is encoded by the coding sequence ATGGCTGTCGCAGTTGTCAACAACGATATGCTAATTTCCTCTTCCGCCGCCAGCACCAGCAGAATCGAGGTCCGCTCCGTGTGGGCTCATAACCTCGACGAGGAGTTCGCCCTTATCCGCTCCGCCGTCCCGTTCCACCCCTTCGTCGCATTGGACACAGAGTATCCTGGCGTCGTCGTCGCTTCCAAAAATCCCTACTGCACCCTCACACTCCCCCAGCGCTACGAATTGATCCGCGCCAACGTCGAGGCCCTCAGCATCGTCCAGGTCGGTCTCACCCTCTCCGACGCCGCCGGCAACCTCCCATGTGCCATCTACAGCGACGGCACTTGTGTGCGTTACGTGTGGGAATTTAATTTCCGCGACTTCGACATCAGCCGCGACCGTTACGCCCCTTCCTCCGTCGAGCTGCTGAAGGCTAATGGCATCGACTTCCAAAAGAATCAAATATGGGGCATCGACTCTTGCAGATTCGCCCAGCACTTGGCCACCTCCGGCTTGCTTTCCTTTGGCCATTTTTCTCCCGTCTCCTGGGTTACCTTCCAAGGCGCCTATGACTTCGCCTTCCTAGTCAAGATGCTGACATGCAACTGCAAATTACCAAAGACCGTTCGTGAGTTCTTGCACCTCGTTCACTTCTTTTTCGGCAAAAGGGTGTTCGATGTGAAGCACCTTAGCAAACATTGTCCTGGGCTTTACGGAGGATTGGAGCGGGTGGCCTCTACCGTCCGAGTTGAGCGAGCAATGGGCTCTCGACATCAATCCGGCTCCGATAGCTTATTAACATGGCAGGTGTTCTACCAAATCGCTTCTCGTGTGAATCCACAACTCATCGATCGTCCAGAACACATGGGAACTCTCTTTGACCTCCAACTGCAATAG
- the LOC122011571 gene encoding protein trichome birefringence-like 33 has translation MKQNSSFFLSKRALFSPCLLPLFALAVLVVVLSGQDFISFVHLGTQRHTFRPTNETVRDRLSIEKLPFVIRRMEGECDIFDGRWSRDEQSRPHYDESECPYIQPQLTCQEHGRPDKDYQHWRWQPHGCGLPRFNATLMLETLRGKRMMFVGDSLNRGQFISLVCLLHSAIPHNDSKSMETKGSFQIFTAKDYNATIEFYWAPFLLESNSDDAVIHRMKDRIVREGSIDKHGQHWKGADVLVFNTYLWWMTGLTMKILQRGGSFTDEVKDIVQPSTEDAYRMAMTSMLEWVHRNMDPGKTRVFFVTMSPSHEKSKDWGGEEGGNCYNETTLVEDPTYWGSDCRKGVMQVVREVLGESEVPITVLNITQLSSYRKDAHTSIYKKQWTPLTPQQIANPVSYADCVHWCLPGLQDTWNELLFSKLFYP, from the exons ATGAAGCAGaactcttccttcttcctcagcaaaagagctctcttctctccctgcCTCCTACCCTTGTTCGCCTTGGCAGTGCTGGTCGTCGTCCTCTCCGGCCAGGACTTCATCAGTTTCGTCCATCTCGGGACGCAGCGTCATACATTCCGGCCAACAAACG AGACAGTAAGAGACCGCCTCAGCATTGAGAAGCTGCCATTTGTGATAAGGAGAATGGAGGGGGAGTGCGATATATTCGACGGCAGGTGGTCGAGAGACGAGCAGAGTCGGCCTCATTACGACGAATCGGAGTGCCCTTACATCCAGCCGCAGCTGACCTGCCAGGAGCACGGGAGGCCCGACAAGGATTACCAGCACTGGAGGTGGCAGCCTCACGGCTGCGGCTTGCCCCGCTTCAACGCCACTCTCATGCTGGAAACTCTCCGGGGGAAGAGGATGATGTTCGTCGGCGACTCCTTGAACCGAGGCCAGTTCATTTCCTTGGTCTGTCTTCTCCACTCCGCCATCCCACACAACGACTCCAAGTCAATGGAGACAAAAGGCTCCTTCCAAATCTTCACCGCAAAG GATTACAATGCGACAATCGAGTTCTACTGGGCGCCATTCCTCCTGGAATCCAATTCCGACGATGCTGTCATCCACAGGATGAAAGACAGAATCGTGAGGGAAGGATCCATCGACAAGCACGGGCAGCACTGGAAGGGCGCCGATGTTTTGGTGTTCAATACGTATCTTTGGTGGATGACAGGCTTGACAATGAAGATCTT ACAAAGAGGAGGATCGTTCACAGATGAAGTGAAAGATATCGTGCAGCCATCTACAGAGGATGCTTACCGCATGGCGATGACAAGCATGCTGGAGTGGGTACACAGAAACATGGATCCGGGGAAGACGAGGGTCTTCTTCGTGACAATGTCGCCTTCTCATGAAAA GAGCAAAGATTGGGGTGGCGAGGAAGGAGGCAATTGCTACAATGAGACGACGCTTGTCGAAGATCCCACTTACTGGGGCTCTGACTGCAGGAAGGGAGTGATGCAAGTTGTTAGAGAGGTGCTGGGCGAAAGCGAGGTGCCCATCACTGTGCTCAACATCACGCAGCTCTCGAGCTATCGCAAGGATGCACACACGTCGATATACAAGAAGCAGTGGACGCCACTGACGCCGCAGCAGATCGCCAACCCGGTGAGCTACGCCGACTGCGTGCACTGGTGTTTGCCTGGGCTGCAGGATACCTGGAATGAGCTGCTTTTCAGCAAGCTCTTTTATCCCTGA